AAGTCTAGAAGTGTTTACTCTGTCATTgttgcaatatcaattattcatgtggttaTCAGGAATCAAAGAGAGATTTGGAATTGGAAATGGTTAGCTTAAGTTGCTTTCTGGGATATCCCTTATGTCCCATTTACTGTTGAGATAGATGTTGCTAGGGAGAAGCTTTGTGAGGTCAGGTGTTTATTGGTGGGTGTTTGCTGATGCATCACCAGCCAGTTGGATTTTGAAAAGGCAAGTTGGCTTTTGGAAATCTGTTGGCTTTGACAACAGTTAGACTCAGGAGCAGAgaagccatcaggaaccaggggtgtttctgttttgaggcaggcccatgctcaagctgggaaatccagattcatGAGGTGTTGAAGGTGAACTGGATGATAATTCTACCTGAGTCTAGGGGAAGAATTCCCAGAAAATCTCAAacctcagaagatagctgagaaactaagAAATTGAAGTAAATTCTTAAGAGCATTGGCACACTTtgaattggtcccaggagaagtggacACACCGTCAAGATCCTGGAATCTTGACTTCGAATTTACAGTCAAACGAGGGTGTTCGGTTGAGATTTAGAGTTAAAAGTATACAGTGTCAtgctctgttaagattttaagttgaaAGAATACATATTTCTAAATTGTAGTGTTACATTAATAGtgctttgctttgtttaactcttgtacagcaatattttttgtttaaaacatgaaatcgtgCAGCGTAACACGTTCAGTAGCAACTGGGATTTCGACGTTCTCATTTTAAAAGTTAATAGTCCCTAATGGAAATGTAGCACCCGGCACTCGTGTagcacgaaagttacttgccacttatcagcccaagcccgaatgttgtccaggtcttgctgcatggattgcttcagtatccgaggaggcaCAAATGGTGCTGTGTAATCATcggcaaacatccccaattctgaccttatgactgagggaagatcattgatgaagcagctgaagatgagcgAGTCTAAGGCACGACCTTGTGaaacacctgcagcaatgtcctaggacTTAGACTTTTGGcttccaaccaccacaaccatcttctgtggtgttaggtatgactccaaccagatgtTTGGGTTCTTTGATGACGcatttggtcaaatactgccttgatattaTCTTTTttcccatgtctgaaccaaggctctaatgaggttagAAGCCGAGTGGCTCTGGTATACCCaatctgaacatcagtgagcaggttactgctgagtaattgtcacttgatagcattgtcaatgataccttccatcactttgttgattaatgagagtagactgatggggcggtaattggccagtttggacatatgaATAGACAAACatatgaaataaaagcaggagtcggccatttggtctCTTTGAGTCTGCTCCGCTATTTCATAAGATCAATGCTGATCTGTGTTTGGCCTCAACTCAACTTCCGTGCCTTTTGCTTAACTTATCGACACCtgatttaaaatattcaatgaccctgcctccaccactctctggggaacagaagtcgaaagacttacaaccctctgagagaaaaaaaaatctcctcatgtctgtcttaaatgggcgaccccttatttttaaactgtgtctcctagttccagtctcgcccacaaggggaaacatcttgtcAGCATTCacgctgtcaagtcccttcagatcttacatgtttcaataagatcacctctcattcttcgaaactccaattgatacagacccaacctgtccaacctttcttcataagatagccTGCCTCCCGCATCCAtcgcaggtatcagtcgagtgaaccttctttatGCTGCTTCGAACGCATGTATGTCCTTTTTTAACTAGGAAAGCaacactggacacagtactccagatctggtctcaatAATACTCTATACAGCTCTCCTTGCAATCAaaaataacattccatttgccttcctaatcacttgctgtatctgcatagcaaccttttgtgatttatctaCCAGGGTACCCCGATCTGTCTGCACCTCAGAGttcagcagtctctctccatttaaataatatgctactTTACTATTCTTTCCAGCCAGAGTGGATaagttcatactttcccacattatactccattttccaagtTTTTTccaactcaattaacctatctatattgctTTGAatactccttatgccctcttcacgacTTACTATACTATCTATCtgtatgtcatcagcaaatgtagcaaccatacatttggtcccttcatccaaatcattgatataaattgtaaattgctgaggccccagcactgatccctgtggcattccactaattacagcttgccaacccgaaaaaagacccatttatttctactctcttcttcctgttagttaaccagtcctttatccatgctaatatgttctcctacaccatgagcttttcttTAATAACCTCTGATGTGgcttcttgtcaaatgccttatggaaatccaagtgcaccacatcgaCATATCCACGATGTTTGttccttcatcaaagaactccaataaattggtcaaacatgatccccctttcataaaacaatgttgactctgcctgattatgttAAGGTTttctaagtgttctgctataaagaacaaaaaacaaagaacaaagaaaagtacagcacaggaacaggccattcggcccttcaagcctactccgatcttgatgcctgtctaaactagaacctctgcacttccggggaccgtatccctctattgccatcctattcatgtatttgtcaaaatgcctcttaaatgttgctatcgtcttaaacatcgctatcataaTCTTAATAATcatatctttaataatagattctagcattttccctctgTCAGATATTAAGTTAACTGCTCTGTAAtttcttgctctctgtctctctcctttcttgaatatgggattcacattcgctatttttcaatctgattgaacctttccagaatcaagtGAATATTGCAAAATTGAAACTAATGCATGTACGATCTCAGCAGTCACTTctattaagaccctaggatgaagtccatcaggacctggggacttgtctgctttTAGTTCTAGCAATTTTCTCAGCAGCTGATCCCTGGTGATTGTCAATGTTTTAAGTTCCACCCCGCTCCTCCTTTCacatcttgattcacaattatttctgtgaTGTTATTTGCATCCTCTACagcgaagacagatgcaaaaatatCAGTTCAATTCCTTCACCATTTCCTTATtgttcattattaattcccagactctctctctcgaggaacaacactcactttatttactcttttcctttctAAATTCCTGCAGAAacacttactatctgtttttatatttccagctagctttatcttttactctaatttctccctccttactaaacttttagtcattctttgttgttctttctatcctgcccaatcttctgacctgccactcttctgtgtggaattatatgctttttcttttaactTGAGAATGTTTttaacttccttaattagccaCGGATGGAGTATCCTTCCctgagagtctttctttctcactggaatgtatcgtttctgagtatgctgaaatgtctccgtaaatgtctgccactgcatctctactgacctatcccttaacctaatgtgCCACTTTACTTTAGCCAGATCTGtcttcatgccctcataactgcccttatttaagtttaaaacactgctcttagatttgcccttctctctctcattttgaatgtgaaattcaatcatcttATGATCACCTTCTTCTGAGGGCAATATCTAATTCTGTCTCATTGCATGGTACCATATCTACCATAGACTGCTCTCTGGTAGGCATTAgaatgtgctgctccaagaaactgtcccgaaaacacttAATTAACGCATCATCCAGGCTAAATTTGGCAATCTGATTTGTGCAATCTATATGTAGATGCACATTGCCCATGATTATCATCgtatctttctcacaagcccccattatttcatccTTTATCCCCCGTCCTGCAGCGTGGTAACTATTTGGGCTTTGCCTGCttgtttgtggacagggcataactGGGCAACTTACACATTGTCGGGGAGAGACTAGtgtcatagctgtactggaacagctctgcTGGAGTTGGGGCGAGCTGCAGAGGACCAAATGTTGACAGCTTTTGTTTTATCTTGTTTATACTTCCTCCAGCTTAGAAACTGAATTTGCTGCCCATGATGGAGTCTCCTGTACATTCGGGGAGgggtaaatgcagattgggtgattactTCATTCAGAGTGCAAGAGTCACTTCTTATTTCTACACTTCACACCCATTCTGACCTCTCTCACTTCGACCTGCTACactcttccactgaagctcaatgaaGAAGAAATTCGCATGTCTCAGTTTGATATTTTGCTGCCTGCCAGACTCAACCTTGAGATTACAACCACTGTTCCCATTTTCTGGGATGGCCTGTGCTGTTAATGGAGGATGGGTACACCAGAatcactgggagtggagggggtgtgggggcggtGTGGGCCGGTACTTGGGATGGGATGGGAGATACCCCATTGATACAGAGCTGCAGGCTGGTCCTCACCCCTAGGATCTACGCATAATTCTCCATCACTTTTTTCAGGGCCACTGGAGCTTTCTCCTATTTTCCAGATTTCCcatgcttccctctccctcttttattCGGCTAGAACAatttaaacctcctctgaacccatCTTctatttctttaattgtcccattcgcctttcagcattatcccttttgtcattgataggttattgacctgaagtgttaagtctgtttctctctccacagctgctgcctgacctgctgagtgttttcaacattccccTCTTTTTATCATATTTCCGGCAATTTCAGCATTTTGTTTGTGTTCCAATCCTGAGGCTTGGATATTACCGGGGTGGGTTTGGGGGCGGGGTGGAGGGGTCTGCCGGGGAGCGGGGGATAGGTGTCACATAGGCAGGGGACAGAAGTCCAGGTTTCTCCCGGCCTGCTGTGaggttttaactccacagactgcgtCTTTTATCATTGACAGGTTGCTCAGCCTGCTgtgagcctgattgacaggcttggctttcaAATAGATGGGGAGGAATCCAGAGCGGGTTGAAAGAGCAAGTAAGTCTTATTCCAGATCCTGAAGGGGTTGGAGCCTGGCAGGTCCAACTCGCAACTCCAGCGAAAGTGTCCAACGTAGTTGGATGGTGGAGTGGTGCCCAGTCCCAGGTTAGAAGTGGTTCCACCAGAAGGAGAGTGTCTGTTCcaggtttttttttgggggggggcgggagaggtgATGTCTGATTCCGAGGAATGATCTGATCCCAGGTCCACGGGGTCTTTGTGTGCGGGTGTTTGAGTCTGATGGATGGGCAGCTAGAGGGAACAGAGGGATGAACTCCTTCTTTTCCTGGCCCACAATCAGTGCTGTAAAGACAATTCCTATCTCCCTGAAACTGTCCTTATCTGCCTTCAGCTGCTGCTTTTCAGAGGCCTGGAAAACCCGACCAGATACAGTCAAAACCTGGAAAACAGATTAACTTATAGTCTTCCagactcattaaaatatttaaattaccaaccctgCTCCTGGGAGCGGTTGTGTGCTCCTCTGCCTGCCCCAACTGAGTTAAAACAAGAGGTGGGCGGTTTGGAACTGGGTTGGGTTAGGGTCCAGATTTTAAAATTGCAACCTGTTACCTGACCACAGCCCAGCTGTTTTTTTGTATCTTTCCTTACTGTCTAGGTCAGACAGGGAGAATGTTTTATCAGTAATTCCCAACCTGTTTTCCCATCTCTCTCTTCCAgtaaatttactggcgattgtgatactgtcccggggaaagtgcggactctccagctgcaccactcgttacctggtggccatggcaacggcggatttaCTGGTCATTGTAACTGAGGTCATTCTGAggtggatcagttattattatttcccaggatctttcctgaacatcacccctgtgtgtagcgtTGTCATTGTCCTGCttcatgcagccacagactgttctgtctggttcaccgtcactttctcctttgatcgatttgtggccatttgctgtcagaagctgaaaactgaatattgcaccgagaaaactgcgactgtggttcaaGCAACAACCtggattctgctctgtttaaaaaacatccccttctactttacatatgaacctcgagagataatcaacaatgtaccatggttctgttTTATAAAGCCAATCTACTTTACTGATCCCGGATGGATGGGATTTGACTGGCTTGatacggttttaaccccattgctcccattctctttaattctgttgctcaacgctctgacagtcagacacattttattggccagtcgagtccgtaagggactgaggggtcagagcaagggagagaatcgcattgacccagagatggagagcagaaggaagtctgtgattttactcttcactatatctggcagcttcatacttctgtggctgaTGAATGTTATAAATTTCTTATATTATAGCATTACAGGAACAGATCCCAGGAATTACAATGATTCTGAAGAGATATTTGAAGAAGTCGCAGATATGCTGcagattttaagttgctgcacaaacacatttatttatggagtgactcagtccaagtttagAGAGCAGCTCAAGAGCGCGGGGAAATATcccgttacatcaattattcaattaattaataaacaaaacaactgagagcagctcagaggcggatcccagtgtttccagtcataAATGTAATATTTATCCGGGAGTAGGAGAGGGAAGAGAAGAGTCAGAGTCCCTTCTGCAGGATGAGAGCAGAAAAAGCGGCCACAGTCTCTCCTCCACTGCCACTGGTTCAATTCTCAACTACGCACATCTGCTCATGAAGAAAAATAGACTTCCTCTTTTGAAacaaaaatactgcagttgctggaaatcttcaTATGCGAATGGATTATTATTATTATTCCATTCATTGTTAGGGcacttcttttttttttagaatttgttttagaacattacagcgcagtacaggcccttcggccctcgatgttgcgccgacctgtgaaaccatctgacctacactattccattttcatccatgtgtctatccaatgtccacttaaatgcccttaaagttggcgaatctactactgctgcaggcagggcattccacgcccttactactctctgagtaaagaaactacttctcacatctgtcctatatctatcacccctcaacttgaagctatgtcccctcgtgtttgccatcaccatccgaggaaaaagacactcactatccaccctaaataaccctctgattatcttatatgtctctattaagtcacctctcctcctccttctctccaacgaaaacaacctcaagtccctcagcctttcctcgtaagaccttccctccataccaggcaacatcctagtaaatctcctctgcaccctttccatagcttccacatccttcctataatgcggtgaccagaactgcacgcaatactccaggtgcggtctcaccagagttttgtacagctgcagcatgacctcgtggctccgaaactcgacccccctactaataaaagcgaacacaccatatgccttcttaacagccctattaacctggttagcaaccttcagggatttatgcacctggacaccaagatctctctgttcatctacactaccaagaatcttcccattagcccagtactctgcattcctgttactccttccaaagtgaatcacctcacacttttccacattaaactccatttgccatctctcagtccagctctgcagcctatctatgtctctctgtaccctacaacatccttcggcactatccacaactccaccgaccttagtgtcatctgcaaatttgctaacccacccttctacaccctcttccaggtcatttataaaactgacaaacagcagtggccccaaaatagatccttgcggtacaccactagtaactaaactccaggatgaacatttgccatcatctaccaccctctgtcttctttcagctagccaatttctgatccaaagctctaaatcaccttcaaccccatacttccgtattttctgcaatagcctaccgtggggaaccttatcaaacgccttactgaaatccatatacaccacatccactgctttaccctcatccacctgtttggtcaccttctcgaaaaactcaataaggtttgtgaggcacgacctacccgtcacaaaaccgtgctgactatctctaatgtacttattcttttcaagatgattataaatcctgtctcttataaccttttccaacattttacccacaactgaagtaaggctcacaggtctataattaccagggctgtctctactccccttcttgaacaaggggacaacatttgcaatcctccagtcttccggcactattcctgtcgacaatgacgacataaagatcaaggacaaaggctctgcaatctcctccctagcttcccagagaatcctaggataaatcccatctggcccaggggacttatctattttcacactttccaaaattgctaacacctcctccttgtgaacctcaatcccatctagcctcgtagtctgaatctcagtattctcaacaacattttctttctctactgtaaatactgacgcaaaatattcatttaacacttcccctatctcctctgattccacacacaacttcccactactatccttgattggccctaatctaactctagtcattcttttattcctgatatacctatagaaagccttagggttttccctgatccgatccaccaatgacttctcgtgtcctctccttgctcttcttagctctccctttagatccttcctggctagcttgtagctctcaagcgccctagctgagccttcacgtctcatcctaacataagccttcttcttcctcttgacaagcgcttcaacttctttagtaaaccacggctccctcgcacgacaacttcctccctgcctcacaggtacatacttatcaaggacacgcagtagctgctccttgaataagctccacatttcgattgttcccatcccctacagtttccttccccatcctacgcatcctaaatcttgcctaatcgcatcataatttcctttcccccagttataattcttgccctgcggtatatacctgtccctgcccatcgctaaggtaaacctaaccgaattgtgatcactatcaccaaagtgctcaccaacatctaaatctaacacctggccgagttcatttcccagtaccaaatccaatgtgtcttcgcccctggttggcctgtctacagactgtgtcagaaaaccctcctgaacacactggacaaaaactgacccatttaaagtactcgaactatagtatttccagtcaatatttggaaagttaaagtcccccataacaactaccctgttactctcacccctgtcgagaatcatcttcgctatcctttcctctacatctctggaactattcggaggtctataaaacactcccaacagggtaacttcacctctcctgtttctaacctcagcccatactacctcagtggacgagtcctcaaacgtcctttctgtcgctgtaatactctccttgattaacaatgccacacccccccccctcttttaccatcttctctgttcttactgaaacatctaaatccctgaatctgcaacatccattcctgcccctgctctacccatgtctccgaaatggccactgcatcgagatcccaggtaccaacccatgctgcaagctcacccaccttatttcggatgttcctggcgttgaaatagacacactttaaaccaggttcttgcttgccagtgccctcttgcgtccttgtaaccatatccctgacctcactactctcaacatcctgtacactggcactacagttTAGGTTCCCAttgccctgctgaattagtttaaacccccccgaagagcacttgcaaacctcccccccaggatattggtacccctctggttcaggtgaagaccatcctgtttgtagaggtcccacctaccccagaaagagccccaattatccaggaaaccaaaatcctccctcctgcaccatccctgcagccacgtgttcaactcctctctctccctgttcctcgcttcgctatcacgtggcacgggcaacaacccagagataacaactctgtttgttctcgctctaagcttccaccctagctccctaaatttctgtcttaaatctccatctctcttcctacctatgtcgttggtgcctatgtggaccacgacttggggctgctccccctccccattaaggatcccaaaaacacgatccgagacatcacgaaccctggcacctgggaggcaacataccaaccgtgagtctctctcgttcccacagaacctcctatctgttcccctaactatggagtccccaatgactaatgttctgctcctcttcccccttcccttctgaacaacagggacagactct
This genomic window from Heterodontus francisci isolate sHetFra1 chromosome 43, sHetFra1.hap1, whole genome shotgun sequence contains:
- the LOC137355546 gene encoding uncharacterized protein, with amino-acid sequence MEQLIGLATERSFLLTLSHLFHCFIVDESTVTGLHCEMKCTCVDENMVAHCHSERQEWKDDGVLFDSINKNGLDNSDNQEAQSSFDVVRDKTSPLTEYMWETLNSSNLPRSCCLNIRDDHMAYLLGDQGWELNIYGHSIFRKDRQKGKLVKENINETVRKDIGSENHDVESEDTTNLPEMLANQGSNEREELKEISTRKKIVLGKLMGLKADKSPGSDDPHPRLLTEVTLEVMNALVVIFPNALDSGAVTTNWSLETEFAAHDGVSCTFGEGSDRENVLSVIPNLFSHLSLPVNLLAIVILSRGKCGLSSCTTRYLVAMATADLLVIVTEVILRWISYYYFPGSFLNITPVCSVVIVLLHAATDCSVWFTVTFSFDRFVAICCQKLKTEYCTEKTATVVQATTWILLCLKNIPFYFTYEPREIINNVPWFCFIKPIYFTDPGWMGFDWLDTVLTPLLPFSLILLLNALTVRHILLASRVRKGLRGQSKGENRIDPEMESRRKSVILLFTISGSFILLWLMNVINFLYYSITGTDPRNYNDSEEIFEEVADMLQILSCCTNTFIYGVTQSKFREQLKSAGKYPVTSIIQLINKQNN